The following are encoded in a window of Halanaerobiales bacterium genomic DNA:
- a CDS encoding ATP-dependent Clp protease proteolytic subunit, whose protein sequence is LEADDPDKDIYLYINSPGGSVTAALAMYDTIQYIKPDVVTIGMGQAASAGALLLAAGAKGKRYGLPYSRVMIHQPAGGVQGKATEAEVHIKELMRIRETLNELLSKHTGQSKEKIAADVEKDYFMTAEQAVDYGIIDEVISRNDLQKKKAENKKEDKE, encoded by the coding sequence TTTTAGAAGCTGATGATCCAGATAAAGACATTTATTTATATATAAATAGTCCAGGTGGTTCTGTAACAGCTGCTCTGGCAATGTATGATACTATTCAGTATATCAAGCCTGATGTAGTTACTATAGGTATGGGACAGGCTGCAAGTGCTGGTGCTTTACTACTTGCTGCTGGAGCTAAAGGTAAACGTTATGGTTTGCCTTATTCTAGAGTAATGATTCATCAGCCTGCTGGTGGAGTTCAGGGAAAAGCAACAGAAGCTGAAGTTCACATTAAAGAGTTAATGAGAATCAGAGAAACTTTAAATGAACTTTTAAGTAAACATACAGGTCAGTCTAAAGAAAAGATTGCTGCTGATGTAGAAAAAGATTATTTTATGACTGCTGAACAGGCTGTTGACTATGGTATTATTGATGAAGTAATTTCTAGAAATGACCTTCAGAAAAAGAAGGCCGAAAATAAAAAAGAAGATAAGGAGTAA